The proteins below come from a single Vidua chalybeata isolate OUT-0048 chromosome 1, bVidCha1 merged haplotype, whole genome shotgun sequence genomic window:
- the ZFAND1 gene encoding AN1-type zinc finger protein 1, producing the protein MAELEVGQHCGVPECRQLDFLPFLCDGCSGIFCLQHRSRDAHGCSEVNVRNSSVKPDQHRSYPCSYKDCNGKELLPVLCPYCGKHFCLRHRHQSDHECEKLDTPKPRMAATQQLVQDIIDSKKSDEVKSKKRKGAKNSETAAKVALMKLKMHACGDKSLPQTERIYFQVFLPKGNKEKSKPMFFCSKWSIGKVVDFAASLASLKNDNNKSTSQKLRLCHTASGEALPFEHTLETWLSDKDYPLYNGGNIILEYLDNDVLFIEDTESYFS; encoded by the exons attttcttccctttttatgTGATGGCTGTTCAGGTATCTTTTG CCTTCAGCACAGGAGCCGGGATGCTCATGGGTGTTCTGAG GTGAATGTAAGAAACAGTTCTGTGAAACCTGATCAGCACAGATCTTACCCATGCTCATACAAGGACTGCAATGGAAAGGAGCTTTTGCCAGTGTTATGTCCTTACtgtggaaaacatttttgtctCAG ACATCGTCATCAATCAGACCATGAATGTGAGAAGCTGGACACACCGAAACCTCGAATGGCTGCCACTCAGCAGCTTGTTCAAGATATTATAG ATTCTAAAAAGAGTGATGaagtgaaaagcaaaaaacGTAAAGGAGCCAAAAACAGTGAGACAGCAGCAAAAGTGGCAttaatgaaactgaaaatgcatGCATGTGGGGACAAGTCCTTGCCTCAG ACAGAAAGAATTTACTTTCAAGTATTTTTACCAAAAGggaacaaagagaaaagcaaacccaTGTTCTTTTGCAGTAAGTGGAGTATTGGCAAAGTAGTGGATTTTGCAGCTTCCTTAGCAAGCCTTAAAAATGACAACAACAAATCAACATCCCAG AAACTGCGATTATGCCATACTGCCTCTGGAGAAGCCTTGCCATTTGAGCACACACTGGAAACATGGCTATCTGATAAAGACTATCCACTGTACAATGGAGGAAATATTATTCTGGAGTATCTTGATAATGATGTTCTATTTATAGAAGACACAGAATCCTATTTTAGTTAG